In one window of Paraflavitalea soli DNA:
- a CDS encoding RNA polymerase sigma-70 factor, translating to MMIPSEINNEVQLAAAFRDEEQVAQGALGLLWKNNYKSLVYFANQLVKNDLLSEDIVSETFAKLWALRHNFDNVPSIRSFLYVTVRNSCYDHLRSQEIHTRIHKEILYTSDYVHEMNRDDYDMMYAEYIQQLYVQVRELPERCRQVFNLYFFDRLTTREIAEALNISEQTVRNQKTKAVAMLKSALLKKNILPVALLLHFFAVLCAVED from the coding sequence ATGATGATTCCTTCTGAGATCAATAACGAAGTGCAATTGGCAGCCGCTTTTAGGGATGAAGAGCAGGTTGCGCAAGGCGCCCTTGGGTTACTTTGGAAAAACAACTATAAATCCCTGGTCTATTTTGCCAATCAGTTGGTAAAGAATGACCTCCTTTCAGAGGATATTGTATCGGAAACCTTTGCCAAGCTATGGGCACTGCGGCACAATTTTGACAATGTACCGAGTATCCGTTCCTTCCTGTATGTGACGGTCAGGAATTCCTGTTACGATCACCTCCGCAGCCAGGAGATCCATACGCGCATCCACAAGGAGATCCTCTATACCTCCGATTACGTACATGAGATGAACCGCGACGATTATGACATGATGTACGCGGAATACATTCAACAGCTCTACGTGCAGGTGCGTGAATTGCCTGAACGGTGTCGCCAGGTTTTTAATTTATATTTCTTTGACCGCCTTACTACCCGTGAAATAGCTGAAGCATTGAATATCTCCGAACAAACGGTGCGCAATCAAAAGACGAAGGCCGTGGCGATGTTAAAATCGGCGTTGCTGAAAAAGAATATCCTGCCAGTAGCTTTATTGCTACACTTTTTTGCGGTGCTGTGTGCGGTGGAAGATTAA
- a CDS encoding thioredoxin family protein, which translates to MKHVFFLLFMLPLLANAQMASGGNTFLQHEPGVKWVQNMNWQEIKTQAKAQHKYIFVDCNATWCKPCKIMDKDVFPNDTIANLINNNFLAVKVQVDTSKNDDATTRNLYAAAREFERQYKVTGVPTFLFFSPDGEIVHKDAGAKKVGEFISLVQNALNPSMQNYTLIQDSRAGRIDYNLLPLVIKQFRELGDKDLAIEQARSYMKNYLEQLPENLFAAKSNQVFLIENQQMLTSQDRIYSLSKEKPALIDSVLYFFGAGIAGKIIKSITINENVVPPIELAKKSNLEPDWNEIREAVVQKVDSVKTADILLDAQLYWYATKKNWVKYSHYYFIRANQTDLTKISSKELQIFQLNTFAWDLFLYSHDKNHLEKALIWVDEAIKLKEQDDPGLLDTKANLLYKLGRKKQAIPIQEKAASLMKRQNSEIHIALEKMKRGLPTWEN; encoded by the coding sequence ATGAAACATGTATTCTTTTTATTGTTCATGCTTCCATTATTGGCCAATGCTCAAATGGCATCGGGCGGCAACACCTTCCTACAGCATGAGCCAGGGGTCAAGTGGGTACAAAATATGAACTGGCAGGAAATTAAAACCCAGGCAAAAGCCCAGCACAAGTACATTTTTGTAGATTGTAATGCTACCTGGTGTAAGCCTTGCAAAATAATGGACAAGGATGTTTTCCCAAACGATACGATAGCAAACCTGATCAATAACAATTTCCTTGCCGTAAAAGTCCAGGTTGATACAAGCAAAAATGACGATGCTACGACTCGCAATTTGTATGCAGCTGCCCGAGAATTTGAAAGGCAATATAAAGTAACTGGAGTGCCTACTTTCCTCTTTTTTTCACCAGATGGAGAGATCGTTCATAAAGATGCCGGAGCTAAGAAAGTTGGTGAATTCATTAGTTTGGTGCAAAATGCTTTGAATCCTTCGATGCAGAATTATACCTTAATACAAGACAGCAGAGCAGGAAGGATAGATTATAATTTGCTCCCCTTGGTCATTAAACAATTTCGGGAACTAGGTGATAAAGACCTGGCCATTGAACAGGCAAGATCATATATGAAAAATTACCTGGAACAATTGCCGGAAAATTTGTTTGCAGCAAAGTCGAATCAGGTTTTCTTGATTGAGAATCAACAGATGTTGACTTCGCAAGACAGGATTTACTCCTTGTCTAAGGAAAAACCTGCATTAATTGATAGTGTCTTGTATTTCTTTGGCGCAGGAATCGCGGGTAAAATTATTAAAAGCATAACTATAAATGAAAATGTAGTTCCGCCCATTGAATTGGCGAAAAAAAGCAACTTGGAACCTGATTGGAATGAAATAAGGGAGGCTGTTGTTCAGAAGGTTGATTCTGTGAAAACAGCAGACATATTGCTGGATGCTCAATTGTATTGGTATGCAACAAAAAAAAATTGGGTTAAGTATTCTCATTATTATTTTATTCGGGCCAATCAGACTGATCTTACCAAAATATCTTCCAAGGAATTACAGATCTTTCAGCTGAATACTTTTGCCTGGGATCTGTTCCTATATAGTCATGATAAAAACCACTTGGAAAAAGCCTTAATTTGGGTAGACGAAGCAATTAAATTGAAGGAACAGGATGATCCTGGCTTGCTGGATACCAAGGCTAATTTATTATACAAGCTTGGCAGAAAAAAACAAGCCATTCCGATTCAGGAAAAGGCTGCGTCGCTTATGAAGAGGCAAAATTCTGAAATACATATCGCCCTCGAAAAAATGAAAAGAGGACTTCCTACTTGGGAAAATTAA
- a CDS encoding RagB/SusD family nutrient uptake outer membrane protein, which produces MKSNITNSILFYLGSTILLSSCKKFVQVGDPPLGIVRSKVFDNRDTAYAAVANMYSEMMNGLKLTNGYLSKYAGLCSDELVRTSAATSVADWPFVKDSLQAADPTIKRMWADAFSIIYLANAVLEGVAGSRALSDSLKVEMAGEARFVRALSYFYLVNIFGRVPLALSTNYEETRYLPRLPEQKVYQQVITDLQMAAATLPVMRSQTDTLYAPNSRATRWAAMALLARVYLYQHNWAAAHDMAEKVITSGKFTMQGNLSEVFLKKSTETIFQLQPVTRGYNSGEAALFLPTTGKPPYAVSATLFNSMETGDARKNAWLGKDTNGPDTLYYPNKYKAKPGNSGQEYNIVLRLTEAFLIRAEASAQLGLLQGPDGAISDLNRIRSRALLPLKQETMDQASVIEVIVQERRIEFFAEWGHRWLDLKRWPSLAQQGASRLQEVMLIHRPSTWQPFLALWPIPADQLSLNDQLSQNPGYH; this is translated from the coding sequence ATGAAAAGCAACATCACCAATTCCATCCTTTTCTATTTAGGGAGCACCATTCTTTTATCTTCTTGCAAAAAGTTTGTGCAGGTGGGAGACCCTCCTTTAGGTATCGTAAGGTCAAAAGTATTCGATAACAGGGATACAGCCTATGCGGCTGTCGCAAACATGTATTCGGAAATGATGAATGGCCTCAAGCTTACCAATGGGTACCTTAGTAAATATGCTGGCCTGTGTAGCGATGAGCTGGTACGAACGTCTGCTGCCACCAGTGTGGCCGATTGGCCATTTGTCAAAGATAGCCTGCAGGCTGCCGATCCAACGATAAAACGCATGTGGGCTGATGCATTCAGCATAATATACCTTGCCAATGCTGTATTGGAAGGAGTGGCGGGATCCCGGGCTTTGAGCGATTCGCTGAAAGTGGAAATGGCCGGTGAGGCACGGTTTGTAAGGGCATTGAGCTATTTCTACCTCGTCAACATCTTCGGTCGGGTCCCGTTGGCGTTGTCCACCAACTACGAGGAAACAAGGTATTTGCCGCGGCTTCCGGAACAGAAAGTATATCAGCAGGTGATCACCGATCTTCAGATGGCCGCAGCCACTTTACCGGTCATGCGTAGCCAGACCGATACCTTGTATGCCCCCAATAGCCGTGCTACGCGATGGGCGGCGATGGCCTTGTTAGCCCGGGTGTATCTATACCAGCACAACTGGGCCGCAGCGCATGATATGGCTGAAAAGGTCATTACATCAGGCAAGTTTACTATGCAAGGCAACCTCAGCGAGGTCTTTTTAAAAAAGAGTACAGAAACAATCTTTCAATTGCAGCCTGTGACAAGAGGGTACAACAGCGGCGAAGCTGCGCTGTTTTTACCCACCACAGGTAAGCCCCCTTATGCAGTCTCAGCCACCCTGTTCAACAGCATGGAGACCGGCGATGCAAGAAAAAATGCCTGGTTGGGTAAGGATACAAACGGTCCGGATACTTTGTACTATCCAAATAAATACAAAGCTAAACCCGGTAACTCAGGTCAAGAATATAATATCGTCTTGCGTTTGACAGAAGCATTCCTTATCCGGGCAGAAGCTTCTGCACAACTGGGACTACTGCAAGGGCCGGATGGTGCGATCAGTGACCTGAATCGTATCCGTTCCAGGGCACTCCTTCCCCTGAAACAGGAAACAATGGACCAGGCCTCAGTCATAGAGGTGATCGTGCAGGAGCGACGTATCGAATTCTTTGCTGAATGGGGGCATCGCTGGCTCGATCTCAAAAGATGGCCGTCATTGGCACAGCAGGGTGCCTCCAGGTTGCAGGAGGTGATGTTGATACATCGACCTTCCACCTGGCAGCCTTTCCTGGCTTTATGGCCCATCCCCGCTGATCAGTTATCGCTCAATGATCAATTGAGCCAAAATCCCGGTTACCATTGA